The following nucleotide sequence is from Mangifera indica cultivar Alphonso chromosome 1, CATAS_Mindica_2.1, whole genome shotgun sequence.
attctttttcaattaatgttattttattactatataaaacaaatttgaaaagtagTAATATACTTCACAATTATTCacttttttgtaaaatataaaaaatgtattttatatttttcttgtaatgtcgtgttttattaatgattaaaaaaaagaaaaaaaaaacccaaaataacagtaaaattgATATAGGCAGGAGAGGATAATGGAGAAATTCTAAAGTCAACTGTATCATGCTGCAACAACCAACActacaatttaattcaaaacctAGCTAGAAATCGGACGGCTTGTGACCAATCTTTGACTCAATCTCCAATCATGTTCTCATGTCTCATTGAACAAATTTACATGCTTGGCCCCACActtgaagagaagagaagagaagtgAAGGTCAATGTCGTCCCACCTCTTTATTTTACCTTCACATTATGGAACtgatttattcatattttgtaGCCCAGGCTAAAAATgtaagattaataattaaataaaaaagaaataatatgtGGCTGGATCTGATTCGCACCTAAATGGACGGCAAAGCTAGAGTGACAGGTGACTGACCTAATTGACCATTCACTATTTCATAGCATTAGCCGAGGCTATCATTTTGACCAAGCCAGAGAAACAAAAACTGGTTGGTTTTCTCTTTATTAACAGAGCTGCTgtcttcattttgtttttgcatACTTTTTTCATGGTGTTGTTGCAGTAATGGCTGTACAGCTCATGATGGGGTTCAGTAACGACGGTTTTGCTTCCAAAATGGTGGAAGAAACCGCAGTGAGAGAAGCAGCTTCTGGACTCGAGAGTGTTGAAAAGCTTATCAAATTATTGTCACAACAGAACCAGGATAATTTTGGTCaccaatcttcttcttctcctaaaCCAGCCATGGATTTCGATAAAGACTACAAAGCTGTTGCAGACGTCGCCGTTTCGAAGTTTAAGAGGGTGATCTCTCTTCTTGGTCGCACCAGAACTGGCCATGCTCGTTTTAGAAGGGCCCCTGTGGCTTCAGCTTCAGCTTCTCCTACTCAACTTAATCTAAACAACCAAGAGAGTAGCAAGAACCAAGGTGGTGTTGAATCTAAGGTTTATTATGCAACGCCGATCCAGCAATTTCCACCTTTCCcacctcatcatcatcatcaacatgaATTCTCTTCCTTGGTTGTTCCAAAAAGCGGGGTTCTTGAGATGAaggattcctcaactactatCAATTTCTCATATGCCTCTGCTGCGAATTCGTTTATGTCTTCCTTGACTGGTGATGGTGATAGCAAACAACATCCATCATCTTCCTCTGCTTTTCAGATTACTAATCTGTCTCAGGTTTCTTCAGCGGGGAAGCCacctttgtcttcatcttctttgAAGAGAAAGTGCAACTCTGAGAATAACATGGGTTCAGCTGGCAAGTGTGGTGGGTCTTCCGGTCGTTGCCATTGCTCCAAGAAGAGGTAACAACTAACTCTCCCACTTCTTTACAATACTATTTCCTTTTCCATAAATaaagttttgtgttttaatCTTATAGTTTTGTTGTTAATCGTAACAGAAAGTTGAGATTGAAGAGAGTTGTGAGGGTTCCTGCAGTAAGCTTGAAATTATCTGATATTCCACCTGATGATTACTCCTGGAGAAAGTATGGACAAAAACCCATCAAGGGATCTCCCCATCCGAGGTATAATTTCCTCTTAAAGCTAGCTGACCCAGTTGATTTATCCTGTTATCTATAGTGCAATTCTTTGATTAACTAATTGAATTTGTGTTGGGTTAAATTTTACTTCAACAGAGGCTACTACAAGTGCAGCAGCGTCAGAGGTTGCCCAGCTCGTAAACATGTGGAAAGAGCAGTGGATGATCCATCAATGCTTGTAGTGACATATGAAGGCGAACACAACCACTCTCTCTCAGTTGCAGACGCTGCAAGTCTCATCCTGGAGTCGTCATAAA
It contains:
- the LOC123194601 gene encoding probable WRKY transcription factor 15 produces the protein MAVQLMMGFSNDGFASKMVEETAVREAASGLESVEKLIKLLSQQNQDNFGHQSSSSPKPAMDFDKDYKAVADVAVSKFKRVISLLGRTRTGHARFRRAPVASASASPTQLNLNNQESSKNQGGVESKVYYATPIQQFPPFPPHHHHQHEFSSLVVPKSGVLEMKDSSTTINFSYASAANSFMSSLTGDGDSKQHPSSSSAFQITNLSQVSSAGKPPLSSSSLKRKCNSENNMGSAGKCGGSSGRCHCSKKRKLRLKRVVRVPAVSLKLSDIPPDDYSWRKYGQKPIKGSPHPRGYYKCSSVRGCPARKHVERAVDDPSMLVVTYEGEHNHSLSVADAASLILESS